DNA sequence from the Phyllopteryx taeniolatus isolate TA_2022b chromosome 14, UOR_Ptae_1.2, whole genome shotgun sequence genome:
CGGTTTATTATGTCCGCCGAACACAAGCAAAGGTGCACATTCAACAGCATAAACTACACATTCTTGCATGTAACAGCTTTGGAAGTCTGTCATCTCTTCTCGCAGGTTGATGACATATGCACAGTCCATTCTGGATTCAAAACTGAAAGGTGAGTTTTTTGGTCATGCAAAATTATATTGGCCAGTTGAGCAAAAATGTGGTAATGTAATTCACTGAGCAGTTGAATGTTGGACTCATGCTGATAACACAATTTGGTGTCTAGAGCTGGTGATGCTAGGGGTTGGTTACCACCACGCTGGAGTGGAAGCATCGGACAGAAAACTGATAGAAAACGCTTTTACTCTTGGAGACCTGCCTGTCCTTTGTAAGACTGTGTCAGGCACttgattctgtttttcttttcggCCATATGATCAGACAACTTCTCCATGTAGCATTCATTTTGGTGATGCACATTTACAGTGTTATTGTCTGTCTGTATTCCAATCTTGTAGTTACCACACGCACTCTGGCCATGGGAGTGAACCTGCCTGCTCACCTGGTGGTGGTCAAGTCCACCATGCAGTATGTTGCAGGGTCCTATGAAGAGTACAGTGAGGTGGACCTGCTGCAGATGATCGGTCGGGCTGGAAGACCGCAGGTAGTGTCAGAATTACAATGGACTTGCTAGTAAGAATAtaatatatgttttaaaaaaatggaatgaaaaaaaaatcaaatgtgttgtTTAGATGTGCTACAAACCTGCTTTTTAATGACTTAATATTCTTGTTTTGTTAGTTTGACACATCTGCCACTGCAGTGATCATGACCAAAATGCAAACCAGAGACAAGCATATGAAACTGATGAATGGGATGGAGATTATCGAGAGCAGGTACCAGttgaacaccaaaatgttcaaccaaaccatctagttttgtctaaaaaaaaaaaaaaaaaaaaggtttgctagcttaacgctaacatataatgcgaaacACCTTTGATGGGCTAACAGAAATGACCATtagatgttatggtaattataaaccttaaaacaactgctactttaacacacacacagcagcaacacatacatacaaaccgAGCAGACAACCATACTCAAAGGCATATGTTCTCCCTGCTCTGTGAGCACAACAACCACTACTGGAGATTTGTTGGGGAccttttctgcctcttcttgctcttaattatgctgcatgTTTTTCAATAGACCTCAGCGCTGCCTGTCATGTTGCGGCAAAATGTTATACTACACCGAAGGTGCGCAACTTTATataatgtgaaaaaacattaaaaagcaatCGCTTACAAATCTGCAATACGGTGGGGGGTGCATACAGTCaaccgcaatatagcgggggaacactgtatgcCAAGGAGCACTAAATGTGGTTCGGACAGTTTGCACAGTCACCTGGTGGAGCACCTGAATGCCGAGATAGTTCTCCAAACCATCAGCGATGTCAACATGGCTCTGGACTGGATACGCTCCACCTTCCTCTACATCCGAGCGCTGAAAAATCCAACACACTATGGTTATCTCTCCGCAGAAAGTTATCTCACCATTAGGAGATAGCTTTAAAAGTTTTGTAACTCACCATTTCAGGTTTCTCTGCTGACATAGACAAGTGTGGAATTGAATCAAAACTTCAAGGTAGgcttttgcttttctttcttgGAGTTAATTGTCCATAGCTACTCAGGTACTCAGATGTCCTCCCACATTCTCAAAAAATCATGTgcatttaattgaaaactctaaatgtgcccagcgattgactggcgacctgtccagggtgtaccttgcctcttgtCTAAAGTCAACTTGGATAGGCTCAAATTCTCCTGCATTATGGAGAATAGATGtaaggatggatgaattatcCATTGTGTGGATCTGGAGATTATTCAAACAGATTCACAGAATCCTCATTCgttattctttgttatattgggATAATTGTGGAAGGTGCTACTATCTcctaatttcaatttaaaattctGTTTCCCCTCTCCTAATGTAGAACTGTGTCTGAAAAACCTCAACTCCCTGTCCTCTATCAATCTGATCACTATGGATGAGGACATCAATATTAAACCTACAGGTCGTGAAGCACCTTAAGTAGCACTTTATCATAAAGTTAAGTTGttacctgtttttgttttcatcttggCCTTTTGTCCAATTATTTGTGTGAAACTTTCTGGCTTAATTTTTTTACtaagccttggcagaggtttgAGCTCTCAGGATatcccacctttttttttttttttttttccccagaggcTGGCAAGTTGATGGCAAGGTACTGTGTTGCCTTTGACACCATGCTGCAGTTCAGCAAAGTGTCTGGCACAGAGAACCTCTCTGACCTGGTAGGTTACCTGAGCAGGCGAACCAGCAATTACAGTCCAAATGCACGGGTATTGTAACTTTGGTGGAATTCCTGTTGTTACAGCTATCAGTAAGAAATGTCTCTGTGTACAGATTGAGCTGGTGTCGAAGAGCAAAGAGTTCAGTGACATTCAGCTAAGGGTGACAGAGAAAAGGCCCTTGAATACCTTCAACCGGGACAAGAACAGAACCACCATCAGGCATTTACTATTTATCATAACATTTGTTGATTTATGTGTCATCATTTCAATATCGTCGCTGTCAGGCAGAAttcttgcatctccaaaatcactgcttttcaggatacaagcaaaaaaatttattttgttggaGTGAACAAACTGCATCGTTCAAGATGGAATGATACCTTATATTTACGGTGgacctgaagtgcaaaacataacagcaaaaaaaaaaaaactaagtacaACAGCAAGTtagaaaacacaacagcaaataactataCACaatggcaaattaaaaaaacaacagcaaataactaaacacaacagcaagttaaaaacacagcaaataactaaacaaaacggcaaataaaaaaaactgcaaataactaaataacgccaagttaaaaaacacaacaacataaCTAATCaccacaacaaataactaaacacaacagcaaataactaagcACAacggcaaataaaaaaaaaaatttaatttgctgtgttttttaatttgccgttgtgtttagttatttgctgttgtgttttgcacttcaggtcCACCGTAGTCTTAGAGTCATGAGTGattcaataattaaaattatGAGCTAGGTGGAAATTAATCTTCATGCACTTAACCTTtgtggctgaccagttcctaCTGTACCAAAGAATTACAACAAtcaatttttaacaaaataggcttactcaaatgtatttaacctaactattttcacttgttcTTATCTAAAAATCATCAAGACTATCAATCTTGAGGCATAATGCTCAATCTTGACATAATGCTACATGGCTCCCGCAGTGAGAAAATAGGCTGTGTTTGACAATCCTCCTCAGGCAGTTGAGCGTTCCagagagttaatagatttgtgCTCAAGCTGTTTTCAACACATTGGTtaataaattggttaataatgcgtaaaaataacagacagcgtggggacagaccaatagtattgacttgtggaaaaaatattaaattgaccatGTTTGGACGTACGAGGTTTCCACCCGACAGCAATGATGTGTTTTAGGAAGTGGGGTCAAGTTTAGGTCAGATAAGCCCACATGTATTTCTCAGGTTTCCGATGGAAGGAAAGATCAAAAGCAATAATATGAAAGTGAACTGGTAGGtgaattgtttttctctttggaAAAGTTATGTCTAATAAAGAGGAAATACCTATGTCAAATTGCACTCCACcctgtgttttttatttctttgcagCTTGATTCAAGCTCAGTTAGGGTCTATCTCAATTCAAGAGTTTGGCCTTACTCAAGACACAGCAAAGATCTTCCGGAATGGGATGCGCATCAGCAAATGTACGTCAGCCAAAGCAGACAACAAATGTATTTGGGTTCTCAAAGCAGACTACAACTTTGAATGTTTTGACTCCAATCAGGCCTTTCTGAATACCTGAGTCAGCATTCCAAAATGGGTTTCAGTACTCTGCTCAACTCTCTGATCCTGGCCAAATGTTTCAGAGCGAAACTCTGGGAGAACTCTCCGTATGTCTCGAAACAACTTGACAAGATAGGTGAGTCAGCCGCTAAATCGCATTGCACTTGCACAAACAGTCCATGTGAAACGTTTAATACTGTGTTTCAGGCCAAACCCTGTCAACTGCTATGGTGAATGCTGGACTCACCACATTCAGCAAGATAGAGCAAACCAACCCGCGACAGATTGAGCTGGTCAGTCTACATCTGTGATGAGCACTCTTCAAAGTCCTTAaagagcatgcatttttttttttttttaagttggccAAGATTTATTAGTTTTAGATAGACTTTCCCAAATCCATCTTATTTGCCATGctaaatataaaatgataaaatattttcaatgtattttagtgTCAAAGGATATGGTCTTTCCAATAGTATGGCGTCAACTGGTATTTTGATTATGCCAGTGGAAGACAATGTTGAGGTCCAAAACTACTGGAAAGGCGatgttgtattatttaaaattttcaaagcaatcaaacaacataacataaaaacaaGTCATTCgaaacaaccaaacaacaaataaaatgaaaaaaaaaaaaatcatcatgaaaatgtaatgtatCTAAGATGGAtatgtaaaattaaaatagcaagaaatacagcaaaaatgcaaatactgtatgtgaaccCCCTGCTACttgtgggggatagggactCTAAAAGGCTTTATAATAGTtcatagatgccacaaaatggcagcttatttttgtctaaatgaagatcctcaactcactttaaatGGTTTCCTTGTCATCAAGATGCCAACTGATGTTACATgtgcctgagcacaaaaacagaaaatagatgAGTTTTTCAGTGGTGTGCTATGGGAATTATAATGCGAAATATctgcctttgctcaataaaggttggtaaACACTGGTCTACTCTTCTACACACTAcactactgtacagtactaGGACTACAATTTGTTGATCAGTTTATGTTACATCCTGTACCACTATTGGTACATCCTGCTGCCTTTAATGGAGCCGGCGACATTTCGATTCCTGCTAGTGCCCGGACACCCGGTCAATGGAGCTTCACAGTGCGGGTCCCAAATCCgaataaaattgttttgtgtgtcaggATTGTATGGAtggcataaaaaataaataaagacaatcCTACAAAATCATGCACGTGATTCACTACGGTGAACCCTAATGGGAGTCTGCAAACGCTCGTTGTTTACTTAACAGAATCCACCTAGGCTAGGGGATTCAAAGGCTCTGGGTTAAGTGCAATTCGGTGGACATAGATGTGGAATACTCTGGGACACTCCACTGATGTCAtgcagcggaagcgtgctgggcccataacccagaggtcaatggatcgaaaccatcctctgctattTTACATGCTAGctatttttataaattataaagCGAAGTGCCAAACGTAGTGTGTACAGATTTTATTgtgggaaattaaaaaaagatagcGTTTTTGGGTTACCATTacaataacaaacaatgcaatagTGTGGTTTCTGCCCTGAAATGTACTTGGTCTCCATTGGGGTGAGGTCTGGTGGCTGTGGTGACCTTTCAACTGGCCCTCATTGACCAatgcatctaaaaaaatatatattcaaaccttcctaaaccattttgtttgccttaatgtttttttttacattcaaggCAAAACATGCTCTCAGTGTAATGTgtcactatatattttttatattacacaaGGTGTTGATTGAgataataaaatgacatttaggatgtgtatatgtatgatcaaatgtatacataaatatacgacccacagctcgtgagcataggtgagggtaggaacgtagatcgaccggtaaatggagagcttcgcctttgggcttagctccttctttaccacaacggatcgatgcaaagtccgcatcgctgcagacgctgcaccgatccgcaatgtcgatctcccgttccattcttccctcactcatgaacaagaccccaagatacttgaactcctccacttggggcaggatctcatccccgacctggagaggacacgccacccttttccgattgaggagcatggtctcagatttggaggtgctgattctcatcccagccacttcacactcggctgcgaactgctccagtgagagttggaggtcacggcttgatgaagccaacagcaCCACATCatatgcaaaaagcagatatgcaatactgagggcaccaaaccggaccccctatacgcctcggctgcgcctagaaattctgtccataaaagttatgaacagaatcgatgacaaagggaagccttggcggagtccaaccctcaccgcaaacgagtccgacttactgccggatatgcggaccaaactttgactccggtcgtacagggaccgaacagcccgtatcagggggttcggtaccccatactcccgaaacaccccccacaggaccccccgagggacacggtcgaacgccttttccaagttgtatattatttattaatatattatgtAATTATATATGATAAATTACACAGCAATATATGTTTTGTGCAGATTCTCAACAGACATCCACCATTTGGAAACCAAATTAAAGAATTTATCCTGCACCTCCCGAAGTATGAGGTGACCTTGGAGCAGGTAAAAATGTTTGCTAAAGGTTTCACAGGAGTGTTGTCATGTACTGAAGCTTTAAGATGGCTAGATATCCCCAATGTAAATTTTCTTTAGGAATAGTAGCTATATAATTCCCAACTTTCTCTCATGTCACTACTGTATTTCACAGCTGCCAAGGTATAGCTGCAATATTGCTGAGATTGTCGTGAAGGTGAACCTCAAAAACCGAGAACTGCTGCTGTCCAGGAGAACAGCTCCCAACCATCACTATGTGTCTCTGGTCATTGGAGACTCTGACAACAATTGTGTCTTCCGGCAAAAATTCACGTAGGGGATGTTTGACAAACTGACTGATTGTGTACTGCTTAAAAAGTAATAACCTTTAACTTTTTTCCAGTGACCTTTTGTTGTTAAGGTGCAGTAGCTGGTCAAAGAAAATTGAAGTGGTAAAGGCCTTGAAGGGAGATGAGATCAGTGTTAATCTCATCAGTTCAGAATATGGTGAAATTATGTTTCATTTACACGAATGTTCAAAAGTATGCACAATTTATGACCAGATTGTATTTTATGCCTCTTCGTCTCTTCCAGTTGGCCTCGACCTCCATCAGAAATTCAATGTGTACTACTCTGGAGCACGCAAGTTTGAGACTGATAATCTGGACAACCTGTCACATGAGTCTGCTCAAGAGACACCACAGCAGTCAGCAGCAAACCTACACTCTGTTGACAAAGCTGCACCTCGAAGGGGAAACACCACATCTTCTATAGAGCAAGGTACTACATGCATCTGCATTGgtgaaaatgtaaaagtaatCAATTTCCATTTATTCAATGTGATCAGATGGAGGTAATAAAAGACAGTGCAACCACCTCTGCAAGAATAAGGACCAGTGTGGCCATGACTGTTGTGAGTATAATCATTCATCATTCTACGAGTCTGTCCTTGCATCTACACAAACAATATTTGGTCATAAATACCCCTCGTCCAAATTTTACTGAGAATCCTTCATCTGGCCCCAAGGTAAAATCGGTGTATCTGTGGCACGAAAGAGGCTGGCAAGCAAAGCCGGgtgtttttcttcatatttgAGTGATCTGAGGAGTAGGTGTGACACACTTGCACCCACTCCAGTGAAAATACTCAAGGTGAGATGATACACAACTCCCACTGGTGAGAGGAACATAGCAGGGGATGCAATacaacacattattttttgctGGCTAGCAAGATGATTATTTACATTGACCAGAGAAAaatgtatgatatatatatatatttttttttaattatgatttCAGTCACACTTGAATATTGGTTTTGTTTTCTCGTTAGATGAAAATGTCGGAGGACTCTGTGGGTGTCAACATGCGGGAGTTTTCATACAAACCTAGGAAACTACATGCCTTGTACAGGTGATCCCCATTTTCTTCTCCAAATGGGACAATAATCAACAACTAGAGAATgcaatttctgtagaaattgtGTATGAATGCTGAAGAGATGACACTGAACTTAAATACTGTGGATTTAATTGAATTGTTCAAATATCGAATGTGAAGTTCGATATtcaatggtttgaattggtttAAGAAATGGGgaacaagaaaataaatgtgtaaaatatctCTTTATTTGAGGATATCAGCGtgaaaatgtgggaattttgaAATTGTTGTAATAGTTCCATAtatttgaatgagctgaacaagtTCAAGTTTGAATTGGTCGAGAAATGTGGAAAGAGGaggtaaatatataaaatatctgcattcattttggaatgttgtcatggaaaatgtggaataatGAAAAGTGTGGTCTATTGGGGAATgtgaaatatacagtagttcCCAAAAtatcctgaatgagctgaatagCTTGAAATTGGAATGTGAAGGATGCGGAAATTTTTGATTTAATGTCCCAGTCACTTGAATGGGAGTTAATTGAGTGTAAAATGTGGATTtgtcttgatttttttatttttttttaatcttggtATTTTTAATGATTTGAATCTTTTGAGAAATGTGAAAGGAGTAGAATGtccaaaaagtgtgtgtgtgtgtgtgggggggggggtgataataataaacacatttttgggtgCAGAACAACACATGCTCTTCAGCATTCTCacaattattaaatataaagtCAAAAGGTTTAATTGCACTGTTTATATGTTGCTTGAAGCAATGACGGCTACTACCACAATGCTCCCGCTGTGATGATGGATCAGACCAGAGAAGGTTCTTCACAGTATCCACACCATATGGATGACTTTGACAATGGTACCACTGTTACTCCTTAAAATTCTTAACTTTTTTCATTGCAGGGTTAAGTAtcaacaaatacatttccaggttcaaacagtcctcttcatcatggaTTTCATATTTTGACATTATGAGACCAAGCCGACACCTAAAACTGATCAACAGTTGCTCGACATCGAgcttagagcaggggtgtcaaactcaaattcacagtgggccaaaataaaaaattgggtcAAAGTCGGAGGCCACACTCAATATTTACTGGAAATTGACTGCGATTGTGCATGTTTTGCCTTCTCTCCAGATATGTAATGTTAAACCTtatcatatgaaaaaaaacgaAACCAAATCTGGAATAAGCAAACTATAAACTTATAACCACATGACAAATCAAATGTGCAATAAACGATACATTACTggtatttgtttcttatttaaatagataaaatcTGCAGATCTGAAATCTAAAATCTGTtatgaacagataatctgcctcccacctgtcttggaagctCCCCTTTTCCATCTTTCATTTGgcaatttttgggaaggggaggtATAAATTTTCCcaaggagactggtagcatagttgctaatgactgcaacagaaagggaggGGGCCCTTTCCGGTCTTGACTGACaagccaacacactagcaaagcattctgggatttgtagtgTTAGCAGCACATGCGCTATATACTGGtaggccagctctaatacacatttgatatggtcttgcagACAAAATATAATTACAACACTGATTTGGCCTGTGAGCCCGAGTTTGACATACAATATATGGCTTAAGTGTcacagagtgtcatcagcaggtttgAACAGAGTGGTGGTTCGTCCTGAAATTTCATGcaaaagcgctttgggcactgtgatggtgtagcgagaacgctatataagtgcagtccatttacaaTTTACTATATCCCTAACGTTTTGGGAGTGGTGTATGTTTTCTGACCAAAGTGTTTTTTGGCATCTGGTATTCCCTCTTTAGATGATGTTATTTTTATGGACATGCACAGAACGATGGAGAAGCCAGTCCAAGCTAATGTTGCACCTCGTATTCAACAAGGTTATACACCCTAACTCTCTTAGCTTTAAACCATAATTCCTGATTTTCATGCTTTAGCCCAACGTAGACAACTAAGCAAAAATAATTAATCTCTGACctgtcatttgttttaattgataCTCAGCTTCCGATGGGTGGAGGAATGCCGGATCACATACTGCTGTGAGTTAAAACCCCAAAGCGCACTTGAACTCAATCAGCACAGCCTACTCTATCAAGCATGTGCTATCCCACAGAGACCCTGGCAAGTGTCAAATCAGAGCAATCAGATTACCAGTGAGTCATTGTCCCAAATACCAAGTGTCAGTTTCGACCTGGGAAATGATTGGGACGACTGGGGCGACTTTGATGATGAGAAATCCGTCCATGCCAGTGAAACGTCACTGACTCAAACTCAACAATCAACTGGATGCAACATATCAGGTAGTCTCATTAGGTTTGAGTTATTGTTAGCTCACTGTGAAAATTGTGTGTTGATTGtttcttttatatttgtgtacatTTAGTTAAATATGTCATTTTAATAAGTCAGAAGTGTGGAGTGTAACACAACAATGACATTTATGTTTGCAAATGCAGGCTATGTGGCAACACCACCGTGTCGCCCTACTGCCATTGCACTGAGGTAGGGCCAAAACATCCCTTACATTCACTGCAAATGTGTAACTAAATAATGTTGTTATGAAACATTCAAACTATTGCCCAAGCTTTACTATAGCTGCAAAATATTTATGCAGGGGTTTCGTTTGATGCGTCCCACCTcagagacgcacaaaaattagcagggacgcatgaaCCATATTCATTCTGCGTCCATAGACGCATggtttacgtgtgtgtgtgtgttggtgaaagGCTTCCACATACAATGAATCAAAAGTATGAATCGTGTCTtagtgctagccaatcagaggcagagtagggtGGGTTATCTTTCCATACAATGGACACGGGATTTTTTTCTGGATTAGATAAATTTTCATCGTTGTGGTAACACCTGCCGCGCCGCTCACGATACAACAAGCTGCTGGCAGAACCTGTTTGCTACGTAAAGGCACACAActgagacacttaagggaaactGTTTTCCAT
Encoded proteins:
- the hfm1 gene encoding probable ATP-dependent DNA helicase HFM1 isoform X1; its protein translation is MLDSDDCTLSLDNLFFEKPLVHKVKPLHQEVRPWQLEEPPSLSQIPPTQVMQEEAKSLASLYKFAGFPQKLSTNPIEKENEETKDATRSNSRYDGPWGSEGFRDLCYGPRQSSVDENDSPQDTNRGTISMKYLSVDDRKGPPLQRSFFKVPVSRRGGDSSNANDLCSSHTASRPQTFLSPVAMATAPPPPFQSPRVTFSQGASPFPFQPASSLPPPLVSSAASVKSSQQAAYVERQDKGTMRALVPSVVPQPLHIQGYSGSDILRPVSEISAKFRPVFSEFPFFNYVQSKALDDILYTDKNFVACAPTGSGKTVLFELAIIHLLMETSEPWRGIKAVYMAPIKALCSQCFENWKKKFGPLGLICKELTGDTEIDDFFEIQDSHIILTTPEKWDSMTRKWKDNCLLQLVRLFLIDEVHVVKDATRGATLEVVVSRMKAVHAYRTVQNQDTGISMRFVAVSATIPNISDVADWLSSEKGPASYLELDESHRPVKLRKVVLGFPCNPNQTEFKFDLSLNYKMANIIQTYSDQKPALVFCSTRKGTQQSAAVLAKDTRFIMSAEHKQRLMTYAQSILDSKLKELVMLGVGYHHAGVEASDRKLIENAFTLGDLPVLFTTRTLAMGVNLPAHLVVVKSTMQYVAGSYEEYSEVDLLQMIGRAGRPQFDTSATAVIMTKMQTRDKHMKLMNGMEIIESSLHSHLVEHLNAEIVLQTISDVNMALDWIRSTFLYIRALKNPTHYGFSADIDKCGIESKLQELCLKNLNSLSSINLITMDEDINIKPTEAGKLMARYCVAFDTMLQFSKVSGTENLSDLIELVSKSKEFSDIQLRVTEKRPLNTFNRDKNRTTIRFPMEGKIKSNNMKVNCLIQAQLGSISIQEFGLTQDTAKIFRNGMRISKCLSEYLSQHSKMGFSTLLNSLILAKCFRAKLWENSPYVSKQLDKIGQTLSTAMVNAGLTTFSKIEQTNPRQIELILNRHPPFGNQIKEFILHLPKYEVTLEQLPRYSCNIAEIVVKVNLKNRELLLSRRTAPNHHYVSLVIGDSDNNCVFRQKFTDLLLLRCSSWSKKIEVVKALKGDEISVNLISSEYVGLDLHQKFNVYYSGARKFETDNLDNLSHESAQETPQQSAANLHSVDKAAPRRGNTTSSIEQDGGNKRQCNHLCKNKDQCGHDCCKIGVSVARKRLASKAGCFSSYLSDLRSRCDTLAPTPVKILKMKMSEDSVGVNMREFSYKPRKLHALYSNDGYYHNAPAVMMDQTREGSSQYPHHMDDFDNDDVIFMDMHRTMEKPVQANVAPRIQQASDGWRNAGSHTARPWQVSNQSNQITSESLSQIPSVSFDLGNDWDDWGDFDDEKSVHASETSLTQTQQSTGCNISGYVATPPCRPTAIALRSVSQTTLNNPGPSPFTARQQTQTMNSSMSSTAIATKLPERATSTCVAPLTQRFNFFSTMSVPSVATDNSSKEEEEAFLGIFDGIF
- the hfm1 gene encoding probable ATP-dependent DNA helicase HFM1 isoform X3; this encodes MLDSDDCTLSLDNLFFEKPLVHKVKPLHQEVRPWQLEEPPSLSQIPPTQVMQEEAKSLASLYKFAGFPQKLSTNPIEKENEETKDATRSNSRYDGPWGSEGFRDLCYGPRQSSVDENDSPQDTNRGTISMKYLSVDDRKGPPLQRSFFKVPVSRRGGDSSNANDLCSSHTASRPQTFLSPVAMATAPPPPFQSPRVTFSQGASPFPFQPASSLPPPLVSSAASVKSSQQAAYVERQDKGTMRALVPSVVPQPLHIQGYSGSDILRPVSEISAKFRPVFSEFPFFNYVQSKALDDILYTDKNFVACAPTGSGKTVLFELAIIHLLMETSEPWRGIKAVYMAPIKALCSQCFENWKKKFGPLGLICKELTGDTEIDDFFEIQDSHIILTTPEKWDSMTRKWKDNCLLQLVRLFLIDEVHVVKDATRGATLEVVVSRMKAVHAYRTVQNQDTGISMRFVAVSATIPNISDVADWLSSEKGPASYLELDESHRPVKLRKVVLGFPCNPNQTEFKFDLSLNYKMANIIQTYSDQKPALVFCSTRKGTQQSAAVLAKDTRFIMSAEHKQRLMTYAQSILDSKLKELVMLGVGYHHAGVEASDRKLIENAFTLGDLPVLFTTRTLAMGVNLPAHLVVVKSTMQYVAGSYEEYSEVDLLQMIGRAGRPQFDTSATAVIMTKMQTRDKHMKLMNGMEIIESSLHSHLVEHLNAEIVLQTISDVNMALDWIRSTFLYIRALKNPTHYGFSADIDKCGIESKLQEAGKLMARYCVAFDTMLQFSKVSGTENLSDLIELVSKSKEFSDIQLRVTEKRPLNTFNRDKNRTTIRFPMEGKIKSNNMKVNCLIQAQLGSISIQEFGLTQDTAKIFRNGMRISKCLSEYLSQHSKMGFSTLLNSLILAKCFRAKLWENSPYVSKQLDKIGQTLSTAMVNAGLTTFSKIEQTNPRQIELILNRHPPFGNQIKEFILHLPKYEVTLEQLPRYSCNIAEIVVKVNLKNRELLLSRRTAPNHHYVSLVIGDSDNNCVFRQKFTDLLLLRCSSWSKKIEVVKALKGDEISVNLISSEYVGLDLHQKFNVYYSGARKFETDNLDNLSHESAQETPQQSAANLHSVDKAAPRRGNTTSSIEQDGGNKRQCNHLCKNKDQCGHDCCKIGVSVARKRLASKAGCFSSYLSDLRSRCDTLAPTPVKILKMKMSEDSVGVNMREFSYKPRKLHALYSNDGYYHNAPAVMMDQTREGSSQYPHHMDDFDNDDVIFMDMHRTMEKPVQANVAPRIQQASDGWRNAGSHTARPWQVSNQSNQITSESLSQIPSVSFDLGNDWDDWGDFDDEKSVHASETSLTQTQQSTGCNISGYVATPPCRPTAIALRSVSQTTLNNPGPSPFTARQQTQTMNSSMSSTAIATKLPERATSTCVAPLTQRFNFFSTMSVPSVATDNSSKEEEEAFLGIFDGIF
- the hfm1 gene encoding probable ATP-dependent DNA helicase HFM1 isoform X2 translates to MLDSDDCTLSLDNLFFEKPLVHKVKPLHQEVRPWQLEEPPSLSQIPPTQVMQEEAKSLASLYRFPQKLSTNPIEKENEETKDATRSNSRYDGPWGSEGFRDLCYGPRQSSVDENDSPQDTNRGTISMKYLSVDDRKGPPLQRSFFKVPVSRRGGDSSNANDLCSSHTASRPQTFLSPVAMATAPPPPFQSPRVTFSQGASPFPFQPASSLPPPLVSSAASVKSSQQAAYVERQDKGTMRALVPSVVPQPLHIQGYSGSDILRPVSEISAKFRPVFSEFPFFNYVQSKALDDILYTDKNFVACAPTGSGKTVLFELAIIHLLMETSEPWRGIKAVYMAPIKALCSQCFENWKKKFGPLGLICKELTGDTEIDDFFEIQDSHIILTTPEKWDSMTRKWKDNCLLQLVRLFLIDEVHVVKDATRGATLEVVVSRMKAVHAYRTVQNQDTGISMRFVAVSATIPNISDVADWLSSEKGPASYLELDESHRPVKLRKVVLGFPCNPNQTEFKFDLSLNYKMANIIQTYSDQKPALVFCSTRKGTQQSAAVLAKDTRFIMSAEHKQRLMTYAQSILDSKLKELVMLGVGYHHAGVEASDRKLIENAFTLGDLPVLFTTRTLAMGVNLPAHLVVVKSTMQYVAGSYEEYSEVDLLQMIGRAGRPQFDTSATAVIMTKMQTRDKHMKLMNGMEIIESSLHSHLVEHLNAEIVLQTISDVNMALDWIRSTFLYIRALKNPTHYGFSADIDKCGIESKLQELCLKNLNSLSSINLITMDEDINIKPTEAGKLMARYCVAFDTMLQFSKVSGTENLSDLIELVSKSKEFSDIQLRVTEKRPLNTFNRDKNRTTIRFPMEGKIKSNNMKVNCLIQAQLGSISIQEFGLTQDTAKIFRNGMRISKCLSEYLSQHSKMGFSTLLNSLILAKCFRAKLWENSPYVSKQLDKIGQTLSTAMVNAGLTTFSKIEQTNPRQIELILNRHPPFGNQIKEFILHLPKYEVTLEQLPRYSCNIAEIVVKVNLKNRELLLSRRTAPNHHYVSLVIGDSDNNCVFRQKFTDLLLLRCSSWSKKIEVVKALKGDEISVNLISSEYVGLDLHQKFNVYYSGARKFETDNLDNLSHESAQETPQQSAANLHSVDKAAPRRGNTTSSIEQDGGNKRQCNHLCKNKDQCGHDCCKIGVSVARKRLASKAGCFSSYLSDLRSRCDTLAPTPVKILKMKMSEDSVGVNMREFSYKPRKLHALYSNDGYYHNAPAVMMDQTREGSSQYPHHMDDFDNDDVIFMDMHRTMEKPVQANVAPRIQQASDGWRNAGSHTARPWQVSNQSNQITSESLSQIPSVSFDLGNDWDDWGDFDDEKSVHASETSLTQTQQSTGCNISGYVATPPCRPTAIALRSVSQTTLNNPGPSPFTARQQTQTMNSSMSSTAIATKLPERATSTCVAPLTQRFNFFSTMSVPSVATDNSSKEEEEAFLGIFDGIF